caaGCAACAGCAAGGAAGaaagtgatcggggcagtgatttgcccaaatcactgctcaaatcaccctgtcaagaatccaAAGAGCCAACATtgaatgatcagggcagttcacctacccaaatcactttaagtatattttctcttattttttttactttttacgcaATTTACTGTtttcatctcttcttcttcaagattttCTTCTCCAAccaccactcacccaccggtgaactcaagaccaccatggtccaaatcaagatgaaggccaccggcgaaccattcatgtggaagaaaTTAGGGCTACCGAGACCACCCAGTCCCTCTGACAGTGATGACGAAACATAGGACGCACCACCAGTGCACACTAGCACCGAAACGCCACCGGCTACGGGAACAGCATCAAGACGCACCGACTCACTGGCCGTCCAGACATATCGCCGGCAAAAGAAACGGCCAAGGACGCCGACACCACCTCCACCATCCACATCCCCAATAGCCCCGACAGCAAACCCTGCAGGCGAAACGCCACTAGAAGCCACCACTTCCTCCGGCCACGGAAagaaacggccaagaacacCGTCACCACCCTCACCGTCACACCCAGAACAAGAAACAGAGACTGCCATTGCCATACATCCCGCAGGACACAAAGAAAGTGGTgcgcccagcgatttgcccactGATACGCCCAGCACTATGCCCAGCAATGTGCCAAGCGCTATGCCTAGAAATGTGCCCACTGATgcgcccagcgatttgcccactGATACGCCCACTGACTTGCCCGCTGACTTGCCAACTGATGCGCCCAGCGATAtgccgagtgatttgcccagcgatctgCCCAGACCAACATGCCCTGATCACATCACTCAGGCCCTGAAATTCAACAAAATTTTTGAGCAGACCGGGATGGCTAAAATATCATCTCTTCCATATCATCCAGGTAAGTACATCCATCATGGCACCCTTCGCGCACTGAGACTCCAGAATCAGGTATGCTCCTTCATTTCTGCTATTGGTTGTAAGAAATTCTTCTTCCTTCGCATGCCCTCATTCCTTGAACTCACATAGGAGTTCTTCACCACATTTTATTTTAACAGACCTGCCATGCACAACCTGCACACACAAAGCAAAGTGGGGGATATTTTTTCCATTGCACCTGCAGGTCCAGTAACACCACGCCACGAGCGTATTTTCAGAAGAAAGAAAGCCAACAATACCACCACCCAACAGCCAGCCTCCATCGCTGCCCTAGCAGATGGGACAACACAGGAAACAGGGCAGGAACCAGCACCAGCACAAGAAGCACCCCCAGCAGCCCCCCAGCAGGATGCCCATCAGCCCCCCAGCAGGATGCCCATCAGCCAACtgaagacgaagcccccaaccagacaaTAGAGGCTCATCTCACTAGAATTGAGGACCGAATGCAACGGATGGAGCACCTATTGGACCTGCTGgtagaccattttctgccccagcaccgtgacagacagtgatttgaccagtgatttgcccaaatcactggccaaatcacccacaggccaggaaatccctttccctttcctcattcattctttatatatatatgcttatacattgaggacaatgtttgccataggtgtgggggtattgttaggttatttttgcattgattccatcatctatttgtttatttttgttcctttttgtttctttttgcattgtttttacccctttttgcacacaccagaattttttttcacacttcttgcacacacacacagaattttgtcttagctaattgctctactcaacatagataacaaggttaaaagagcttccttatctcatgaccccattgatttgtcacccctttaagcctaaattgaatcattcacagtatgttaccttcacttagggagttttttctCTTGAACTGAATCCTTAAAATTGctatggtcaagggaaataaaaatacaaatacatgcaaataaaaagttagtgtaactccctatgagctgatttgcccaaactatcatgaaaaaccagcacaaagcacaaatcataaacctgttccaatggtctaagactatgaactgagcctaatagccacttggagaagtgactgactgagtaaccgggggtgtatcacccatgtacacaatcgcgtaaaaaggacagtgattttttcaagcaaataagtttcgatggtctagactatgaacagagctagtagccacttgaacaagtgactaactgagtaaccgggggtgtatcacccatgtacacaatcgcgtaaaaaggttagtgactttttcaggcaaggataagaataagtgctgctgaaaataaaaataaaaataaaaagaaagagaggaaaaaaggggcaagtcactcctaggggttgcattaaaactaacataaaggaataagcatgattgagccataaacctttctcttgaccatggtaggtgaagggaaacaaggaaaggagaggatgaccttggtgcatgtactatatactgtgatacttcagtttaggagtctaggggggctgattaagtggtatttAGGATCAAAAGAAAAGGGGGGCTTGATTAGCTAAGttattatttgcttgaggacaagcaaaaagctaggtgtgggggtatttgatcaaacataatttaaccatgtctttaatatattatttactgtttatttacacatttttctagcttaaattgtgtttttgttatggttttgtagaaaaggaagaaattgaaaagttggagaaaaagtgcagaaaatgacagcaaaagtgattggaccagtgatttgcccaaaacactcgcagaaactgcccagatcactagcagagatagcacagacttgcagaaagtgattggaccagtgatttgtccaaatcactgccccgatcacaatgacagcagaaaatacagcagagcgggaaattgttcaggaaaccgaattttgagttttcagaagtccaaatccaactcaatcactaccaaaacaattccaagagccacgaaagagtttcacttaaggaattccagttgcaattaaattcaacatcaaaagaggaatcacaagccaaattaaaaagggatttcaaaaccctagaaggatggaattcttcagctataaaagagcaacctccaaaccagcaagggggatcttctgatcagctactcagcatcttctcacctcgccagaaactctgccgcctcttttcttctttcttttcttttcttttcatctttttgtgtatttagtccactatgagtggctaaattccttcttttctagttgaagttggtgaatttcagatttttgtgatgaattgggagatttaaatctccattgttaaacttctatttattttcaatatttatgcaatttgagtttttcataattattactttgcttttagaatcaataagggcccattgcttttaaattgcttaagtaatattgtttgaatgatttaggtccgtaattgtttaggttgttcaaatacacgtttaatcaaattgcataatctccacgcggttggcaaggatagaattaggtttctctaaatcttaatgcagttgacagttgttcgatgccaaaggccccaagaacgttccttggcaacttgttaactagtgtttgattagcgaacgtttcctaatcaaactagaactaaggaggaatttggattgtgagaagcgtcttccacatcctaaactaatttattggaataaataggagtgttaaaaaaatcaatggtcaattctaaacaatctgaaaaagatccatacttcaactagaagcttttctcttattgatttactcatctttaaattattgctttcttttactatttagttttaatttatcaaattaaacccccctcttttatttacttattaTTTACTTGATCTAGTCATTATTaagaaaatcattggtgtcaattctctgtggttCGACTCTATTGCCattatctacaagtttattgttgattatttaatagatttatttttgacggcttcgacaaccgcttatcaaaaatgaTTATGAATTAACTAACcggtatataaaaaaaagtaagaaattacaatttaaataattaatattgttaataatttagtttataatttaagttaaattattactttactttattttttattttttatttttttataataaagtacATAAAAACTCATTctttcatataaatataataatatttattttcaataagtaaatattttatttaaagtttaaaattatcttttaaaatacttaaatctTAAAATTCTAAGTACAATTTTTTACTACTTATTtatagaaatatataaaaaaaaataattacaataaaaatattttttttattatttatttaataatatatcaatTAAATCTCGGTTTACTCCTAATTAAAACTTACCCTTGACCCTCTGCCTTTACTAATTCTGAGATTGGTTTGGGTCTGAAAACTATGGTCATGGGCTAACTGATGGAACCCAAACTGCAACAACCCTATTGTGAATTCCTTATTCCATTGACGGACGGCCGGACGATCGGCATGTTTCAGGCCATATAAAGATTTTTTCTGTTTCCACACATGATTTGGAGGAGCTTTGGTGTAACCAGGAGGAGATAGCATGTATAAATCTTCATCAATATAACCATGTAGACAAGCATTATAAATGTCAAGCTAGTGAATGAGCCAAGTTTTGGATATGGCAATGGCTAAGAATACACATATAGTAACGAGCTTGACAATTGGAGTAAAACTTTCTGTGTAATCGATAACAACTAACTGATTGAATCTCTTTGCAATGACCATGGCTTTATAATAGTCTACAAAGCCATCTTGTTTGTACTTGATGTAGAAAACCCACTGGATGAGATTAGCCTTTTAGGAGCTGGATATGAGATAGTATCCCAAGTTTGATTGGTCTCAAGTGCATCCAATTCAAACTTCATAATTCAGACTTCATAACAGCCACCCACTAAGAATCTTGTTTAGCTTGACCATATGACTGAGTTTCACGAACTAGAGATAATGATACTATAAAATGCATGTTCTTATGTGTGAATCAAATGCTAATGGGAAGTCAAGGTGAATGAAGAGAATATGTATATGCATAATTAACTTCAATATGAGCATGGAAAACAAAATCATACATCCATGCAGGTTTGATAAGTAACTCTAGAGCTTCGATGAAGATGATGGGTGTTATGATTAGGAGATGGTGTAAGGTTTGAGGTTTCAATTGGTGGTGGTTGTATCATCAAACTAGGATGGAACACTATCCATAGCTGGTATTGGACATGTCGTAGTGTTTGGAACATTATTCTTGATGCAAAATGGAAACACTTCTTCATGAAACTTGTCATTTCTGAATATAATAATTGTATTTGTATCTAGGGCAAATAACTTGTAGGCCTTATGATCTGTAGCTTTGCCTAAGTAGATACATTAAATTGTCCATGGTTCAAAATTGGACTTGTAGGGTAATGTGTTCATTGTAAAGCATAAGCAACCAAACACTTTTAGGTCTATAATATCTGGGGTCTTTTATGAAGGATTTGGTATGCTGTTTGCCAATTGAATATTTTGGTGGATAATGGGTTAACAAGGCAGGTGGCATGTAAAATTACTTTGCTTGAAAACTTAGATGGTAATTTAGAATGAAAACATAAGGCATAGGCTAATTGTAAGAGGTGTCATCTTTGAATATAATAATTGTATTTGTATCTAGGGCAAATAACTTGTAAGCCTTATGATCTGTAGCTTTGCCTAAGTAAATACATTAAATTGTCCATGGTTCAAAATTGGACTTGTAGGGTAATGTGTTCATTGCAAAGCATAAGCAACCAAACACTTTTAGGTCTACAATATCTGGGGTCTTTTATGAAGGATTTAGTATGGTGTTTGCCAATTGAATATTTTGATGGATAATGGGTTGACAAAGCAGGTGGCATGTAAAATTACTTTGCTTGAAAACTTGGATGGTAATTTGGAATGAAAAGGTAAGACACAGGCTAGTTGTAAGAGGTGTTTGTGTTTCTACTCAACAATGTCGTTTTGTTGTTGTATGTATGTTGTCTTTTGGTATACTATCCCCAAATCATAGAATAATTGAGCACATTCAGAGTTAACGAACTCGTCCAAGATGCTCCACTATGATTATCAACTATAGTAACAAAATAACTAGCTCCATTGATCATTTTACTCCTGTAGGGTCCCCAAAAATCAATATGTAATAGGTAAAAGCATGAGTTACTGGTATTTTCTCTCGTTGGGAATGGAAGCCTCAGTTATTTGGCTAAAGAGCATATATCACATATATGATCATTGATTTTAATGTGAAGATAGAGTAAATGATGTAGTGCAGAATATGATGCAGTCCAAAACATGCATGCCACAAAATAGAGTTCTCTTTATTACAATCAATAATACCATCaatataagataatttattacAATCTCTTATTTGATTCTAACACGAGTCACATGATACTAAATTTAATGCTACGTTCTTATTAAGAAAGGAGCAAGAGCTTATTCTATACAATAATGTTTAACTGTGCCAGTATACTCAACTTTCTTGTGATTACCATCAGGTGGTAAGACATGATGTGAAGTGGACAATTTGGTGAATGAATAAAAAGAGTTTGGTTAAAACATATATGATTGTAGCACcactattgtaatacccggctagactccggtatcgggattcctaccgtccggtggaatctcggatgtcggaagcctctagtagggtagaaacatgttttcataaaatgttttaaggtatttcatggttttaagtaaaatggaaatgagtttttgcattaaaacaaccttggaggaaaactcaggttcggccgccgaacctcaagtttggccgccgaacatgcatgccttcgggagcgcctttaggcccccgaaagcacaagtgagggaagtccaggttcggccgccgaacctcaagttcggccgccgaacatggcatgcatgcggaggcacattcggcccccgaacgtggcctggccagccactataaaagggtcccttagccgaaaacgggcgagcttttccccattttcggccaaggtgagctttccgctgcccctcaccgatctttgatgtttttcctctagatctttcaagtttttcacttgttttaacttcgttttgaagatttgagcttttgagcaaagttttggagctttgagattcaagaactcgaatctcttccaactccaagtttggtcgcctctactctcgatcttcaagaggtaagagtcgatctctagcttatattatgttttaagtaagttttatgaagttcatgggggtagaatgcatgtttaggtcatagttatgtttatgggtttttggtgtgatttttgaacaatgtgagttgcttgtgtgttgtagttggggtttttgatggtttgatgcccctaggaacttgtatgtttgcttgtgtatgtttgggaatgttgtagaataggtttatgcatgtttggatgagattggaggcacaaatgcataagggagctgagtttctgccattctgggagaaaccaggttcggcagccgaaggaactttcggccgccgaacgtgattgtggaggcagccttcggctgccgaagcttgcccccgaaaggagactttcgtctctgtctgggactttcggccgccgaaagtgccgccgaacatgcatgagtttcgcctctgtctgggagtttcggccgccgaaggtgccgccgaacctgcctgactttcggctctggagggactttcggccgccgaacttgccgccgaaagtgccctgtccagccctttcttgcatgtttttctatgattatttcatgatgtttgaggggatttttggggaatagtttagagttatgttcatgtatgtttggtccctcatttgagtccacctgtgtaggttcggacccgaggaatcgaggaccccagcagtgagtctgttgccccagtgtctggtcagagctatccagaggtgagtggaataacctatcatgttttaaagcaaataatgtactttttagcatgcttcatgcatcatgaataccatgtgatgaattaggttgcttgcattagaattcacgaatatgttgcattgcatatgttaaatgttgatgtggaagaatgttggatgatccatagccctcgatctatgatatgacgatgtgatatgtacggtatggaatgtaagaccagtgggacccattctacgttggctggcactatgtaagggaaagaccaggacccattctacgttctggcacagttggacactgttatgttatgatatgtaagggaaagaccaggacccattctacgttctggcacagttggaccatgtagagggctattggtgacaaattcatccttgatgtgattagatgtgatgtgatgcatttcatgatccatatgatttaaatgtttttatt
The Manihot esculenta cultivar AM560-2 chromosome 1, M.esculenta_v8, whole genome shotgun sequence genome window above contains:
- the LOC110607219 gene encoding putative uncharacterized protein DDB_G0290521, producing the protein MPSNVPSAMPRNVPTDAPSDLPTDTPTDLPADLPTDAPSDMPSDLPSDLPRPTCPDHITQALKFNKIFEQTGMAKISSLPYHPGPVTPRHERIFRRKKANNTTTQQPASIAALADGTTQETGQEPAPAQEAPPAAPQQDAHQPPSRMPISQLKTKPPTRQ